One window of the bacterium genome contains the following:
- a CDS encoding dihydrodipicolinate synthase family protein encodes MKYKKNEAKEYARETLRGIWTSLPCHFTEDDALDEDALRRNVDFIIEQQQVDGHYWAGNVAEFWALTLEERKRAQAAMFEGTAGRVPVMAGTHHQSVKGVLELTLHAQEIGCDFAIILTPYVAAKSDAAVLEFFRYIAERVEIGIVLFNSPGVAHPLRPHLAKELVKIPNVCGMKQADLNPNHTVHLEAEVGDQIPISVADETVWFHNMTQLGHRWLLTYTPHMYQVPGWLPLKEYTALALAGEVKKAGALSAALNPLRRANAKWILTPWAEGRMPIGALKAWMEMIGMAGGPVRPPVVPITEDERAELRGDLKRAGLLGKVKTVR; translated from the coding sequence TTGAAGTACAAGAAAAACGAGGCGAAGGAGTACGCCCGCGAGACCCTGCGGGGGATCTGGACCTCGCTTCCCTGTCATTTCACCGAGGATGACGCCCTCGATGAGGACGCCCTCCGCCGGAACGTGGATTTCATCATCGAGCAGCAGCAGGTGGACGGCCACTACTGGGCCGGAAACGTGGCCGAGTTCTGGGCGCTCACCCTCGAGGAGCGGAAGCGCGCGCAGGCGGCCATGTTCGAGGGGACGGCGGGCCGGGTGCCCGTCATGGCGGGGACGCACCATCAGTCCGTCAAGGGAGTGCTCGAGTTGACGCTCCACGCCCAGGAGATCGGCTGCGACTTCGCGATCATCCTGACGCCCTACGTCGCGGCGAAATCGGACGCGGCGGTGCTCGAGTTTTTCCGCTACATCGCCGAGAGGGTCGAGATCGGCATCGTGCTCTTCAACTCCCCGGGCGTGGCCCATCCCCTCCGGCCCCATCTGGCGAAGGAGCTGGTCAAGATTCCCAACGTCTGCGGGATGAAGCAGGCAGACCTCAACCCCAACCACACCGTGCACCTCGAGGCGGAGGTGGGCGATCAGATTCCCATCAGCGTGGCGGATGAGACCGTCTGGTTCCACAACATGACCCAGCTCGGCCACAGGTGGCTGCTCACCTACACCCCGCACATGTACCAGGTGCCGGGCTGGCTGCCGCTGAAGGAGTACACCGCGCTCGCGCTCGCGGGGGAGGTGAAAAAGGCGGGGGCGCTTTCCGCCGCGCTGAATCCCCTCCGCCGGGCGAACGCGAAGTGGATTCTCACCCCCTGGGCCGAGGGGCGGATGCCGATCGGCGCCTTGAAGGCGTGGATGGAGATGATCGGGATGGCGGGCGGCCCGGTCCGGCCCCCGGTGGTGCCCATCACCGAGGATGAGCGCGCGGAGCTCCGCGGCGATCTCAAGCGCGCGGGACTTCTGGGGAAGGTGAAAACCGTACGGTAG
- a CDS encoding ankyrin repeat domain-containing protein, translating to MHLSAKGTGALLLAFSAFFASPALAQTAPSQEEVAAYRGLHAAAAKGDAAEIGRLAKGGANLNARDGHGRTPLMVAAYGGHHAAARSLIESGADLNARDQARYDVITIAAVANDLKMLRIAIAAGANTGLITSPYDGTALIAAAHLGHAEIVQALIKGKAPLDHVNNLGWTALIESIVLGDGGPRHVATLRALVEAGANVNLADGRGVRPLTLARQRGYGEMVRILEKAGARP from the coding sequence ATGCATCTTTCTGCAAAAGGAACCGGAGCGCTCCTCCTCGCATTTTCCGCTTTCTTCGCATCCCCTGCCCTCGCCCAGACGGCGCCCTCTCAAGAGGAGGTGGCCGCCTACCGGGGGCTGCACGCGGCGGCGGCGAAGGGGGATGCGGCGGAGATTGGGCGCCTCGCCAAGGGGGGCGCGAACCTCAACGCAAGGGACGGGCACGGGCGCACCCCGCTCATGGTCGCGGCCTACGGGGGGCATCATGCGGCGGCGCGCTCTCTCATCGAGTCCGGCGCCGATCTCAACGCCCGCGATCAGGCGCGCTACGACGTGATCACTATCGCCGCCGTCGCGAACGATCTGAAGATGCTGCGGATTGCCATCGCCGCGGGGGCGAACACCGGCCTCATCACGAGTCCCTATGACGGCACCGCCCTCATCGCGGCGGCCCACCTCGGCCACGCGGAAATCGTGCAAGCCCTCATCAAAGGGAAAGCCCCCCTCGATCACGTGAACAACCTCGGCTGGACAGCGCTCATCGAATCCATCGTCCTAGGGGACGGCGGCCCGCGCCACGTGGCGACCCTCCGGGCGCTGGTCGAGGCGGGGGCGAACGTGAACCTCGCCGACGGGCGGGGCGTCCGGCCCCTCACGCTTGCCCGGCAAAGAGGTTACGGCGAGATGGTGCGGATTCTGGAGAAGGCCGGGGCAAGGCCGTAG